The genomic DNA AGCGTCTCGGCCGCGGGTCGGCCCGGGTCCGGGGAGAACACCCGGGCCGGCGCCCCGAGCCGACGTACCTCGCTGCCCTCCCACAACGCCTGCGCGGTCCCGGCCACAAGCGCGGCCGCCACTCGGCGTACGTCGTCGGGCAGCCGCGGCTCCGCCGCGGCGAGCGTTAGGTAGCGCACGAGAATCCCCGTGAACAGGCCACCGTCCCCGTCGCCGTGGGTGCGCAGCACGGGCCGCTCGGCGGGCGCGCGCAGGGCGGCGTCCACGGAGGCCACGAGGGCCGCCGCGCGCGCCAGGCTCACCTCGTCGCCGAGCGCCAGCAGGGCGCCGAGGAGCGTCCCCTGGTTGTAGGTGTAGACGGTGCGGTCGAGGCGGCCGTCGCAGTACGCCGTGTCGAGGGCCAGCCCCTCGGTCTCGTCCCACAGAGTCGCGTAGATCCACTCCACCAGGCGCCGGGCCCGATCGACGTCGCCGGTACGGGCGAAGTAGATCGCTGCGGGCGCCGTGGCCGGCACGTTCTTGCGGTCCCGGCGCCTGGTCCAGTACAGGCCGCCGCCGAGCTCCTCCGTCTCGGCCCGACGCAGCTTGGGGGCGATCCGCGCCGCCAGCCGGCGCGAGGCGCGTGGGGGTGCCTCGCCCAGGTCCCGCGCCAGGGCGTCGAGGCGGCCGGCCGCGAGGATCATCCAGGCCATGTCGTCGAAGAAGCCGTTGGTGTAGTGCGCGACATTGCGCAGCCACACCGCGCGCAGCAGCTCACGGCCGAGCCGGAGGTAGGCGCGGGCCGCGGCCACCCCGCCCTCGTGCAGGTGCCGCAACCCGGCGTCCACCAGCGCATCCAGGTAGTGGGCCTGCCACCAGTAGTTCCAGGCGAGATCTCGCCGCGGCGGGGCCGGATACCTGCGCGCGGCCAGGTGCGTGCCCGGCAGGCCGAGCAACTCTCGGCCAAACGTCTGGACGACGCTGCGGGCGGCCTCGTCCGCCCGCTCGGCCCAGGGCCCGGTGGGGGGGAGGGCGGATGGATCTGGGGGGCCGGCGGTGTCCACGGTTCTAGAGTGCCAAACCTGCGACGGAACGGGGCAGGTCGAGCGTCTGCGATGGCTGCGAAACAGGCTCAGGTTCGCGCGTTTCCGACCGTATGTGACGCTGTGAGTGAAGTGCGTCGAGACATCGCTGAGGCGGCAGCCCGGATGGCCGTCACGTTCGGCACGCGCTCGGCCATGCGCGACCTGGCCGAGGAGCTCGGTCCGGGGGAGCAGGTGCTGGAGCTCGCCGCGTGCACCTACGCGGGGGCCGCCGGCCTCGTCGCGCTGACCTCGCAGCGGGTCATCGCGATCCGCGATGACTACAGCAAGCACCAGGTGCAGTTCGTCGTCGTCGCCGAGGTCGTCACCGTCGACTACGACCCCACCGTCCACGATGGCTTCGCGCTGTTCACCTCGACCGGTCGGCTCGTGGTGCGCAAGATGCGGCGGCAGGACGGCGACCGCCTGGTCGACGCGCTGCTCACGCACGCCCCGCACATCGCCGTCCACGTCACGCGCCCGGCCAGCGCGCCGGTGGCGCATCCCGACCCCCAGCTCGGCGGACAGCTCGGGCGCCTCGGTCGGCACCGCAAGCCCGCGAGCCCGGGTGCGTCCCCTGGGACGTCGCCGCTGGGCGCGGCCGCGGCCGCCCAGGCCGGCGCCGCCCACGGCGTGGTCAACGCCGCCGGAGCCGCGGGCGCCGCTGGTGCTGCGGCCTCGGCCGCTGCCGGAGGCGCTGCGAACGGCGCGCCGCAGCCGGTGCCTGCCCCGGCCGCCGTACCCTCCCCCGCGACCCCGGCTCCCGCCGCCGCGCATCCTTCGCCCGTGCGACCGGCGCCGCAGGCAGCGATGCCGGCGCCCGCGCTCCCGCCCGAGCCAGCCACCGGGTCCCGGCCCGCCACCGACAAGGAAGTCCTGCTCGGGGTGCTGGCCGACCTGCACGCTCAGGGCGTGCTGACTGCGGAGGAGTTCGCCGCCAAGGTGCGGCAGATCGTCACCCAGGGCTGATCGCCGTCGGCGGATTCCCGTCCGAATTGCCCGGTAATCGTCGGTAGTGTCCGTTCGGCGCGTGAGCTGCGCCACACCCTGGCGCTTCTCTGGTCCGCCGCCTAGCGCGCCCACGTTCGTGGACACGTGTACAGGAGGCAGGCGATGACCGCAGCGGGACCCGGGACCCCGAGCGCCCCACCCATCGACGCCGAGATGAAGCGTCGGGTGCTGCGCAAGGTCGTTCGCCGCCTCATCCCGTTAATGGGGCTGCTCTACTTCATCAACTACCTGGACCGCACCAACATCGGCTTCGCCAAGCTGACGATGAGCAAGGACCTGGCCCTCACCGAGACGATGTTCGGGCTGGCGTCGGGCATCTTCTTCCTCGGCTACCTGGTCCTGGAGGTGCCCAGCAACCTGGCGCTGCATCGGTTCGGCGCGCGCAAGTGGATCGCGCGGATCCTGGTCAGTTGGGGCATCGTCGCGGCGGCGATGACCTTCGTGCCGAACGCCCCCTGGCTGTATGTCCTGCGGGCCCTTCTCGGCATCGCGGAGGCCGGGTTCTTCCCGGGCATGATCCTGTATCTGACCTACTGGCTGCCCCGCGAGGAGCGCGTCAAGGCCACCGGCCTATTGATGCTGGCGATCCCCATCTCGTCCTCGCTGGGGTCGCCGCTCTCGGCCGCGATCATGGAGTACTCCCACGGGATGTTCGGCCTGGCCGGGTGGCGGATGATGTTCCTCATCGAGGGCCTGCCGGCCATCCTCCTCGGCGTGATCACCTGGTTCTTCCTCACCGACCGGCCCGCGGACGCCCACTGCTCGAGCCCGCCGAGCGCACCTGGCTGCAGAACACCCTGGACGAGGAGCACCGGGAGACGGTGGCGCAGCACCACTGGCCGTTGCGCCGGTCGCTGACGAACCCCCGCGTCCTGGCCCTGTCGTTCGTCTACTTCGGCACCGTCTACGGGCTGTACGCCATCAGCTTCTTCCTGCCCTCGATCGTCGCGGGCTCCGGAAGATGTTCAACACCAAGCTGAGCCTGGTGCAGACCGGCCTCATCACGGCGGTCCCGTTCCTCTGCGGGGCGATCGCCATGGTGCTGTGGACCCGGCACGCGGACCGGAGCCGGGAGCGCGTCTGGCACGTGGCCGGCCCGGTCTTCCTGGCGGCGATCGCCATGCCCATCGCCCTCTACATGCAGAGCGCCGTGGCCGTGATGGCCGTCGTCTGCGTCGGCGCCGTCGGGATCTTCTGCGCGCTGCCGACCTTCTGGTACCTGCCCACGACGTTCCTGACCGGCGCGAGCGCGGCGGGCGGCATCGCCCTGATCAACTCCCTGGGCAACACCTCGGGCTTCGTGGCGCCCTACGTCACCGGCTTCCTCAAGGACACCACCGGCGGATACGAGCCGGCGATGTGGATGATCGGCGCCATGATGGGCCTCGCCGGGGTGCTCACGCTCGTGCTGGGCGCCGCCCCGCGGCCGCAGCACGCGGCCAGCCAGGACGAGATCGATCACCTGATGGAAGCGCCGTGAGCGGTGCCGACGCCGTCGCCGAGGCGCCGGTGGTCGCCGCGCTGCTGCAGGCGCTGCCGGCGGACCGCGTGCTGCCCCGCGACCCGGACGTCATGGCCGCGTACGCCGCCGACGACGCCGAATGGGCTCCGGTCGGGAGCCCCGCCGCGGTCGTCATGCCGCTCTCCACTGCCGAGGTGCAGGCCGTCGTGCGGGCGTGCCTCGCCTACGGCGTACCGGTCGTCCCGCGGGGCGCCGGGACCGGGCTCTCCGGGCGCCAATGCCGTCGACGGCTGCGTGCTGCTCGACCTGTCCGCGATGGCGCAGATCCACGAGATCAACCCGCTGGAGCGGCTCGCCGTCGTGGGTCCGGGGGTCGTCAACGACACCCTGCGGGCGGCGTGCGCCGAGCAGGACCTCTGGTACCCCCCGGATCCCGCGTCCGCGCCCTGGTCGACGATCGGCGGCAACGTCGCGACCAACGCGGGCGGGGTGTGCTGCGTGAAGTACGGCGTCACCCGCGACTACGTGCTCGGCCTGGAAGTCGTCAACGGGCTCGGCGAGATGGTGCGCCTCGGACGTCGTACCGCGAAGGGGGTGGCCGGCTACGACCTCGTGGGACTCCTCACCGGGT from Austwickia sp. includes the following:
- a CDS encoding SHOCT domain-containing protein codes for the protein MRPAPQAAMPAPALPPEPATGSRPATDKEVLLGVLADLHAQGVLTAEEFAAKVRQIVTQG